The sequence below is a genomic window from Sorangiineae bacterium MSr12523.
TCACGCGACGCTCGCGCCCACGGGCGATGCCGATCCGCACGATATTGCCCTTCCGGTGGTGCCCCCGCTCAGCGCGCGTTGCGCCGCAGGGAAGGGGGAGCCCGCACCGGTGATCCCCATCGCGTGGGGCGCGGCGGGGCTCGAGGCCGTCGTAGCCGGCGAGCCGATCCTCATCGCCGCCGACTACGCGCGCGCCAGCGCCCTCTCGGTGCCGCTCGATCAACAGGGCCCGCCCGGTTCACCGCGTTCCCCGAACGGGAAAACGCTGGCCGTTCCCACCGTGCAAGGCATCGTCGTGCGCGGCGCCGGCAAGCCGCGATTGTTCCGCGCCAAAGAGCTCGATGGTGGCTACGGCGAGCTTCGCGACTGCACCGTCAGCGACGATGGTGCCCGCGTCGCCTGCGTGCGCGGCGGTCGCGCCTTCGTCGGCGTGTGGGACACGGCGTCGCCCTAACGTTGCGCCTTCTTGTAGCGCGGTTCGTAAAGTTGCGCTTTCACGTTGCCCGGCATCACGAAGTGCGTGACCAGCCCGTAGCCGCGATCTTCGATGGCCCCGAGAAAGTCGACCCCTCGACCCTGCAGCTCGCGGACCGTTTTGGCGATGTCGTCGCAATAGAACGAGACATCGTGCGTTCCCGACGGCGGGCTTCCCGGTTCGTCCGTTGGATGACAGGCAACTTCGGCCTCCGGCACATCGAAAATGAGCCATCCGTCCCCCACGTCGGTGTGCCCGAGCGCCAGCTTGTCACGCAGAAACGCGCGCAACTCGTCGGCCTTCGATGAATAGAACATGGCATGTACTCCGCGAATCATCGGTATCGTTCCTCTCTGGGTTGGTAGCCGTGGTGCTCAGATCGAAATGGGCGAGGCGAACATCCAGCGGTGGCCTTCGGGGTCTTCCGCGACATAGCGGCGGTGGCCATGGGCCTCCCGAGGCTCGGAGACGATCTTCGCGCCGGCGCCGCGGGCGCGTTCGCAGTGCGCGTCGGCGTCGTCGACCATGAGGTAAAGCCCCTGCGTACGGCAGCCGGCTTGCTCCGGCGTCTTGGCATCGTCGCTTTCCGACGGCAAGCCCACCATGACCAGGCCATTGCCCAGCGTCAGTTCGCCGTGGACCACCGTATCATTGGGTCCGGGTATCTTCATGCGCACCGAAAAGCCGAAAACCCGCACGAGCCAATCGAACGATCCGGGCTTCGCGTAATACAGAAACGGGCAGACGCTCGGGTACGAAGGCTCCGTCCGCGTGAGCTCCGTCACTTCGACGTCGAACGCACCCGCCACCGCGGCGAGTGTTTCCGCGGACATCGTTCCTTCCTCGGCCCGTTGCACGGTGCGCAGCGAAATGCTCGCGGCTTGGGCCAAATGCTCCTGCGTCCACGCTTTCTTCTCACGAAGGCGGCGGATTTTCTTTCCCACTTCGAGCTGGTTCATTCATCGTCCTCGTCCATGGTTCTACTTACGGGCTGCCGTGTTGGCTACGTCAGGAGCACGACAGATTCCCGCCATGCGTAACGCTTCGGCCGTAAAAGCATGGTTCCCCGCCATCGCGATGATGCTGGTGTCCCTCATCAGCTACATCGACCGAAACACGCTGGCGATCCTCTCGCCGACGATCCTGCGTGAGACGCATCTCAGCGTGGAGCAGTACGGGCAGATCATCTCCGCGTTCTCGTTCGCGTACATGATCGGCAACCCATTTTGGGGCCGCGTCCTCGATCGCGTCGGCGTGCGCCTCGGCATGGCCGCGGCGGTCGCGGTTTGGACCGCGGCCTCCACGTCGCATGCCATTGCCGGCGGGCTGTTCGCCTTCGCGGCGGCGCGCGCGGTGCTCGGATTCGGCGAGGGCGCCACGTTTCCCGGCGGATTGCGCACCGTCGCGCAAACCTTGCCCGAGCGCTCGCGCGGGCGCGGCATCGCCGTCGCGTACAGCGGCGGCTCGCTCGGTGCCGTGCTCACGCCCATTCTCATCACGCCCGTGGCGTTGGCCCTCGGCTGGCGCGCCGCGTTTCTCTGCACCGGCGCCATCGGCGTGGCGTGGCTCGTTCTCTGGGGCTTCGTGAGCCGCGCGGAAAGCGTGCGCACCCGTCCCGAGCCCGCCCCCGTGGAGCGTCCGCGCTTGCGCGATCCGCGGCTCTGGGGCTTCGTCGCGTCGTACGGCTTCGGCGGCGTTCCGCTCGGATTCGTCACCTACGCGGCGCCCATCTATTTGAACCGCGCCCTCGGGCACGACCAAGCCGCGTTGGGCAGCGTTCTCTGGATCCCGCCGCTCGGCTGGGAGATCGGTTACTTCTTCTGGGGCCACTACATCGACCGCGGTGGCGCCCGTACGCGCGAACGCCTCGTGCCGCTCATGGCGCTGCTCGGGGTATTGAGCCTGCCGCTCGCGGTCATGCCGCTGTTCAAGAGCGCGGCCATCGTCCTTGCGGGGCTCTTTTTCGCCATGTTCATCGCGGCCGGCTTCGTCGTGGGCTCGCTTGCGTACGGCACGGGGACCTTCACCACGGGCCACGCCGGCTACATCGCCGGCCTCGGCGCGGGCGGATGGTCCGCGCTCATCGCGGTGATCATGCCGCAGCTCGGCCGGCTTTTCGACCGCGGCGCCTACGGTACGGCCTTCGCCGTTGCAGCCGTGGCGCCGCCCATCGGTGCCGCGCTCTGGTGGGCCCTCACGCGCGCTACCGCTGCTACCAGTAGCGGAGCGCGTCGCGGTACATCCCTTCCAAATCCGTGAGCGAGATCTCGCGCGGCGCATTCTTCAGCAGCCGATGCTGCGGAAACGCACCCTTGGCCAGCGCGGCGATGTCCGCCTCCGCGTAGCCGATGGCGGAGAGCCCGTTGGGAATGCCCGTCGCTTTCATGAGCCCGAGGATCGTGTCCGCGAGCAGCCGGCCCGCCTCTTCTTCCGACGCGGCATTCGCATCGTTTGAGTGCGCGGCCCCGAGCATCGACGCGGCCTCGTGGTGCCGCTCCGGACAGGCGCGCGCGGTGAAACGGAACACGGCCGGCGAGTTCAACACCACCGACATGCCGTGCGGCACCAGCGGCTTTTCCGGGTAACCCTCGGAGCGAAAGCTCTTCACCAGCCCCGACACCGAGTACGACATGCCGTGCGGCGCGTGACAGCCGGCATTGCCAAAGCCGATGCCCGCCAAGGTCGCCGCAAACATCATGCGTTCGCGCGCCTCGTGGTCGTTCGGGTCGTTCACCGCCCGCACGATGTACTTGCCCGTGAGGCGCATCGCCTCCGCGCACGCCACGTCGCTGTACGGATTGGCGCCTTGCGACGCGGGCCGCTGGCGCGGCTTTTCGGGCTTTGCGCGGCGGGTGTAAGGCAGGGCCGTGTACGACTCCACCGCGTGCGAGAGCACGTCGAAACCGCTGCACGCGACCACCATCGCCGGCAACGTCGACGCGACGTCGGGATCCACCAAGCCCAATGTCGGCCGAATCCGCCGCGAGACGATGCCCGTCTTTGCGTGCATGGCCGAATAGTCGAATATGGCAATCGGCGTGCACTCCGAGCCGGTGCCCGATGTGGTGGGGCACGCGATGAGCGGCTTCAATGGGCCGGGCACCGGCTTTCCGCGCCCGATGGGCGGATTCACGTACTCGAGGAGATCGGCAGGGTAGGTCGCATACAGGTTCGCGGCCTTGGCGGTGTCGATGACCGAGCCCCCGCCCACCGCGACATAGCCGTCGAATTGGCCATCCGTTGCGGCCTTGGCTGCGGCCAGGAACGAGGTATCCGTCGGCTCGATGGCCACCTCGTCGTAAACGACCACGTCGATGCCCGCCTGCTGCAGGGCCTCGCGCACCACGGCCACGTGCTTCGTTTTGGCGACGCCGCGGTCGGTCAGCAGCATGACCCGCGTCATGCCGAGCACCTGCGCGTCGTCGCCGATTTCGCGCAGAACACCCGGCCCGTACTTCACCGCGTTGGCATCCACGGCAAAGGCCGTGTCACCCGTGACCGTCGGCTCGTAATAGTGACCGCATCCCATGCTGGCCTCCTCGTTCGAAGTGCGATGTTCGAAGCTCGAGCGAGACTCTACAACGAATCGAGCTTGTCTTTGCCGAGGGCCGGTGCCCAGGGCAAAAGCTCATACTGCGCAATGCCCTCGAGGACGTACGGATCGCCATCGCGGACTTGGTCCAACGTGGCCTGCACGGCATCGTCCGGCACCCGCAGAAGAAGGGCACCGCCCGATCGCGGATCGAAGGGACCCGA
It includes:
- a CDS encoding MFS transporter; this translates as MRNASAVKAWFPAIAMMLVSLISYIDRNTLAILSPTILRETHLSVEQYGQIISAFSFAYMIGNPFWGRVLDRVGVRLGMAAAVAVWTAASTSHAIAGGLFAFAAARAVLGFGEGATFPGGLRTVAQTLPERSRGRGIAVAYSGGSLGAVLTPILITPVALALGWRAAFLCTGAIGVAWLVLWGFVSRAESVRTRPEPAPVERPRLRDPRLWGFVASYGFGGVPLGFVTYAAPIYLNRALGHDQAALGSVLWIPPLGWEIGYFFWGHYIDRGGARTRERLVPLMALLGVLSLPLAVMPLFKSAAIVLAGLFFAMFIAAGFVVGSLAYGTGTFTTGHAGYIAGLGAGGWSALIAVIMPQLGRLFDRGAYGTAFAVAAVAPPIGAALWWALTRATAATSSGARRGTSLPNP
- a CDS encoding VOC family protein, coding for MNQLEVGKKIRRLREKKAWTQEHLAQAASISLRTVQRAEEGTMSAETLAAVAGAFDVEVTELTRTEPSYPSVCPFLYYAKPGSFDWLVRVFGFSVRMKIPGPNDTVVHGELTLGNGLVMVGLPSESDDAKTPEQAGCRTQGLYLMVDDADAHCERARGAGAKIVSEPREAHGHRRYVAEDPEGHRWMFASPISI
- a CDS encoding YciI family protein, whose protein sequence is MYAIALIRYRQPLERVQQVVDRHRAYCKVLQDKGILLASGPFDPRSGGALLLRVPDDAVQATLDQVRDGDPYVLEGIAQYELLPWAPALGKDKLDSL
- a CDS encoding iron-containing alcohol dehydrogenase produces the protein MGCGHYYEPTVTGDTAFAVDANAVKYGPGVLREIGDDAQVLGMTRVMLLTDRGVAKTKHVAVVREALQQAGIDVVVYDEVAIEPTDTSFLAAAKAATDGQFDGYVAVGGGSVIDTAKAANLYATYPADLLEYVNPPIGRGKPVPGPLKPLIACPTTSGTGSECTPIAIFDYSAMHAKTGIVSRRIRPTLGLVDPDVASTLPAMVVACSGFDVLSHAVESYTALPYTRRAKPEKPRQRPASQGANPYSDVACAEAMRLTGKYIVRAVNDPNDHEARERMMFAATLAGIGFGNAGCHAPHGMSYSVSGLVKSFRSEGYPEKPLVPHGMSVVLNSPAVFRFTARACPERHHEAASMLGAAHSNDANAASEEEAGRLLADTILGLMKATGIPNGLSAIGYAEADIAALAKGAFPQHRLLKNAPREISLTDLEGMYRDALRYW